From Rudanella lutea DSM 19387, a single genomic window includes:
- the fabG gene encoding 3-oxoacyl-[acyl-carrier-protein] reductase encodes MDLLKGKVALITGASRGIGRAIAQRFAQEGAQVAFTYLSSVEKGQALEDELKAFGITAKGYRSDASDYKAAEDLVAAVLADFGSIDVLVNNAGITKDGLLMRMSEEQWDVVINVNLKSVFNLTKAAIKPMMKAKAGSIINLTSVVGIRGNAGQANYAASKAGIIGFTKSVALELGSRNIRSNAVAPGFIETEMTGEINEKAVEEWKQQIPLKRGGQPEEVADTCVFLASDLSRYTTGQVLQVDGGMLT; translated from the coding sequence ATGGATTTATTGAAAGGAAAAGTGGCGCTCATTACGGGTGCCTCACGCGGAATTGGCCGGGCTATTGCTCAGCGTTTCGCGCAGGAAGGCGCTCAGGTGGCGTTTACGTACCTGTCGAGCGTAGAAAAAGGGCAGGCCCTGGAAGACGAACTGAAGGCATTCGGGATCACGGCCAAAGGGTACCGGTCAGATGCTTCGGATTACAAAGCAGCCGAGGATCTGGTTGCCGCAGTGCTGGCTGACTTCGGTTCGATCGACGTGCTCGTCAACAATGCCGGCATTACCAAAGATGGTTTGCTGATGCGGATGTCGGAAGAACAATGGGACGTTGTTATCAACGTTAACCTTAAGTCGGTCTTCAACCTGACCAAAGCCGCCATCAAACCCATGATGAAAGCCAAAGCCGGGTCGATTATCAACCTGACGTCGGTAGTAGGTATCCGGGGCAACGCGGGCCAAGCCAATTATGCAGCCTCGAAAGCGGGTATTATCGGCTTTACAAAGTCGGTAGCTCTCGAACTGGGCTCGCGGAATATTCGCTCCAATGCTGTGGCACCGGGCTTTATCGAGACCGAGATGACCGGCGAGATTAACGAAAAAGCCGTGGAAGAATGGAAGCAGCAGATCCCGCTCAAGCGGGGTGGGCAACCCGAAGAGGTAGCCGATACCTGCGTGTTCCTGGCTTCTGATTTATCCCGCTACACGACGGGGCAGGTGCTCCAGGTAGACGGGGGAATGCTTACTTAG